One Pyrus communis chromosome 4, drPyrComm1.1, whole genome shotgun sequence genomic region harbors:
- the LOC137731075 gene encoding transcription factor bHLH49-like isoform X1 has product MDMGDQDKFELENRNDDPMNFSPGITPDWRFGGSNITNTSMGLVPTGNSMAVSKGDLVGSSSRPSASMAESFNPTLWDHPTSSQDLGFCDMNVQTSASTSDSIGIRKGIPASLRSGIDRALDMCWNPPNSMLKGGMFLPNGPGVLPQSLSQFPADSAFIERAARFSCFNGGSFSDMVNPFGFPQSMSMYSKSGGLMPWTQELVAGNGSKGVPGVHSQRNELNGDVSLPMKQGTTEGSPLKNEKKSESLAKSHDEAKHAIGGSGNESDEADSSGGGGGGQEEPSMLEGAKPSSKGFKKRKRSRQANELDQANAQQPGESAMDITEFQDKGEQQPASTPNKTTGKQGKQGSQASEPPKEEYIHVRARRGQATNSHSLAERVRREKISERMKFLQDLVPGCSKVVTGKAVMLDEIINYVQSLQRQVEFLSMKLATVNPRLDFNIEGLLAKDILQSRVGPSSTLGFSPDMPMIYRQLHPSQPGLIQAGLPGMGSSSDLLRRAMGSQMTQMTGGFKEPSQLPNVWEDELHNVVQMSYGGSTPPSSQDVDGSTPPGQMKVEL; this is encoded by the exons ATGGATATGGGTGACCAAGATAAATTTGAATTAGAGAATAGGAATGATGATCCTATGAATTTTTCACCTGGGATTACACCAGACTGGAGATTTGGTGGCTCCAATATCACAAATACATCCATGGGGTTAGTTCCCACTGGAAATTCTATGGCAGTTAGTAAAGGGGATCTAGTTGGTTCTTCTTCTCGGCCCTCAGCTTCAATGGCGGAATCGTTTAACCCGACACTTTGGGATCACCCAACCAGTTCACAGGACCTGGGGTTTTGTGACATGAATGTTCAGACCAGTGCAAGCACTTCAGACTCAATAGGAATTAGGAAAGGCATTCCTGCCTCTTTGAGAAGTGGTATTGATAGAGCACTTGATATGTGCTGGAATCCGCCGAATTCGATGTTGAAAGGGGGAATGTTCTTGCCAAATGGGCCTGGAGTGCTCCCACAGAGCTTGTCTCAGTTTCCGGCCGATTCTGCATTCATTGAGCGTGCTGCTCGGTTCTCGTGCTTCAATGGCGGGAGTTTTAGTGATATGGTCAACCCTTTTGGTTTCCCTCAATCCATGAGTATGTATTCTAAGAGTGGGGGATTGATGCCGTGGACACAAGAACTTGTAGCCGGTAATGGGTCGAAAGGAGTTCCCGGCGTTCATTCTCAAAGGAATGAGCTAAATGGAGATGTTTCTTTGCCTATGAAGCAAGGGACTACTGAAGGGAGCCCACTGAAGAATGAGAAGAAAAGTGAGAGCCTTGCGAAATCTCATGATGAAGCAAAACACGCTATTGGCGGGTCTGGTAACGAGTCCGATGAAGCTGATTCCAgcggtggtggcggtggtggtcaAGAAGAACCATCTATGCTGGAGGGTGCAAAACCATCGTCTAAGGGCtttaagaaaaggaaaaggagtaGGCAG GCTAATGAGCTTGATCAAGCCAATGCACAACAACCCGGTGAATCGGCAATGGATATTACTGAATTTCAAGATAAGGGAGAGCAACAACCAGCTTCAACTCCCAACAAGACTACTGGAAAACAGGGGAAACAAGGGTCTCAAGCATCTGAGCCGCCGAAAGAAGAATATATTCATGTTAGAGCACGAAGAGGCCAGGCAACAAATAGTCATAGTCTTGCAGAAAGA GTCCGAAGGGAGAAAATCAGTGAGAGGATGAAGTTTCTTCAAGATCTTGTGCCTGGATGCAGCAAGGTT GTAACTGGGAAGGCAGTGATGCTGGACGAAATCATTAACTACGTACAATCATTGCAACGGCAGGTTGAG TTTTTGTCGATGAAGCTTGCTACAGTGAATCCGCGACTTGATTTTAACATTGAAGGCCTCCTTGCAAAAGAT ATCCTTCAGTCACGGGTCGGACCTTCATCTACGTTGGGGTTTTCTCCGGATATGCCTATGATTTATCGTCAACTACATCCATCTCAACCGGGACTTATCCAAGCTGGCCTTCCTGGGATGGGGAGCTCTTCTGATCTACTTCGGAGAGCCATGGGTTCCCAAATGACACAAATGACCGGAGGATTCAAGGAGCCTTCTCAG CTACCAAATGTGTGGGAGGATGAGCTCCACAACGTTGTCCAGATGAGCTATGGAGGCAGTACTCCTCCCAGTAGCCAAGATGTGGATG GATCAACGCCACCGGGCCAGATGAAAGTTGAACTTTGA
- the LOC137731075 gene encoding transcription factor bHLH49-like isoform X2 yields the protein MDMGDQDKFELENRNDDPMNFSPGITPDWRFGGSNITNTSMGLVPTGNSMAVSKGDLVGSSSRPSASMAESFNPTLWDHPTSSQDLGFCDMNVQTSASTSDSIGIRKGIPASLRSGIDRALDMCWNPPNSMLKGGMFLPNGPGVLPQSLSQFPADSAFIERAARFSCFNGGSFSDMVNPFGFPQSMSMYSKSGGLMPWTQELVAGNGSKGVPGVHSQRNELNGDVSLPMKQGTTEGSPLKNEKKSESLAKSHDEAKHAIGGSGNESDEADSSGGGGGGQEEPSMLEGAKPSSKGFKKRKRSRQANELDQANAQQPGESAMDITEFQDKGEQQPASTPNKTTGKQGKQGSQASEPPKEEYIHVRARRGQATNSHSLAERVRREKISERMKFLQDLVPGCSKVTGKAVMLDEIINYVQSLQRQVEFLSMKLATVNPRLDFNIEGLLAKDILQSRVGPSSTLGFSPDMPMIYRQLHPSQPGLIQAGLPGMGSSSDLLRRAMGSQMTQMTGGFKEPSQLPNVWEDELHNVVQMSYGGSTPPSSQDVDGSTPPGQMKVEL from the exons ATGGATATGGGTGACCAAGATAAATTTGAATTAGAGAATAGGAATGATGATCCTATGAATTTTTCACCTGGGATTACACCAGACTGGAGATTTGGTGGCTCCAATATCACAAATACATCCATGGGGTTAGTTCCCACTGGAAATTCTATGGCAGTTAGTAAAGGGGATCTAGTTGGTTCTTCTTCTCGGCCCTCAGCTTCAATGGCGGAATCGTTTAACCCGACACTTTGGGATCACCCAACCAGTTCACAGGACCTGGGGTTTTGTGACATGAATGTTCAGACCAGTGCAAGCACTTCAGACTCAATAGGAATTAGGAAAGGCATTCCTGCCTCTTTGAGAAGTGGTATTGATAGAGCACTTGATATGTGCTGGAATCCGCCGAATTCGATGTTGAAAGGGGGAATGTTCTTGCCAAATGGGCCTGGAGTGCTCCCACAGAGCTTGTCTCAGTTTCCGGCCGATTCTGCATTCATTGAGCGTGCTGCTCGGTTCTCGTGCTTCAATGGCGGGAGTTTTAGTGATATGGTCAACCCTTTTGGTTTCCCTCAATCCATGAGTATGTATTCTAAGAGTGGGGGATTGATGCCGTGGACACAAGAACTTGTAGCCGGTAATGGGTCGAAAGGAGTTCCCGGCGTTCATTCTCAAAGGAATGAGCTAAATGGAGATGTTTCTTTGCCTATGAAGCAAGGGACTACTGAAGGGAGCCCACTGAAGAATGAGAAGAAAAGTGAGAGCCTTGCGAAATCTCATGATGAAGCAAAACACGCTATTGGCGGGTCTGGTAACGAGTCCGATGAAGCTGATTCCAgcggtggtggcggtggtggtcaAGAAGAACCATCTATGCTGGAGGGTGCAAAACCATCGTCTAAGGGCtttaagaaaaggaaaaggagtaGGCAG GCTAATGAGCTTGATCAAGCCAATGCACAACAACCCGGTGAATCGGCAATGGATATTACTGAATTTCAAGATAAGGGAGAGCAACAACCAGCTTCAACTCCCAACAAGACTACTGGAAAACAGGGGAAACAAGGGTCTCAAGCATCTGAGCCGCCGAAAGAAGAATATATTCATGTTAGAGCACGAAGAGGCCAGGCAACAAATAGTCATAGTCTTGCAGAAAGA GTCCGAAGGGAGAAAATCAGTGAGAGGATGAAGTTTCTTCAAGATCTTGTGCCTGGATGCAGCAAG GTAACTGGGAAGGCAGTGATGCTGGACGAAATCATTAACTACGTACAATCATTGCAACGGCAGGTTGAG TTTTTGTCGATGAAGCTTGCTACAGTGAATCCGCGACTTGATTTTAACATTGAAGGCCTCCTTGCAAAAGAT ATCCTTCAGTCACGGGTCGGACCTTCATCTACGTTGGGGTTTTCTCCGGATATGCCTATGATTTATCGTCAACTACATCCATCTCAACCGGGACTTATCCAAGCTGGCCTTCCTGGGATGGGGAGCTCTTCTGATCTACTTCGGAGAGCCATGGGTTCCCAAATGACACAAATGACCGGAGGATTCAAGGAGCCTTCTCAG CTACCAAATGTGTGGGAGGATGAGCTCCACAACGTTGTCCAGATGAGCTATGGAGGCAGTACTCCTCCCAGTAGCCAAGATGTGGATG GATCAACGCCACCGGGCCAGATGAAAGTTGAACTTTGA